The Niastella koreensis GR20-10 genome includes a window with the following:
- the tssD gene encoding type VI secretion system tube protein TssD: MSFIAKLKLDGEELNILHCAYRFTQATDGTGKPTAIPQGGSVTLVVESNGETGLFDWMISPTQTKSGTITFYRRDNMSKLKSLQFTDAHCVDYYETYDHNGDSPMRIQLTLSAKEVKLNESKFRNNWPQ; this comes from the coding sequence ATGTCATTTATAGCAAAACTTAAGTTGGATGGCGAAGAGTTGAACATCCTGCATTGTGCATACCGTTTTACGCAGGCCACCGATGGCACCGGCAAACCAACCGCTATTCCCCAGGGCGGATCGGTTACCCTGGTAGTTGAAAGCAATGGCGAAACCGGTTTGTTCGACTGGATGATAAGTCCAACCCAAACAAAAAGCGGCACCATTACTTTTTATCGCCGCGACAACATGAGTAAATTAAAAAGCCTGCAGTTCACGGATGCGCACTGTGTTGATTATTACGAAACCTATGATCACAACGGTGACAGTCCCATGCGGATACAGTTAACACTCAGCGCCAAAGAAGTAAAACTGAACGAATCAAAATTCAGGAACAACTGGCCACAATAA
- a CDS encoding type VI secretion system Vgr family protein — protein MAQLISSNITIAGTPIKQITSFQLTQNIFDHHYFRLVCPAESLEGLEGGMLQSSRNLIGGVLQASFSTPATGSGLQFRGIVMQVEADRFSGHTGNIIISGTSPTIVLDNGPHCKSWEKKAIKNIAQDVLKHFPQDLLQPQVSPAYPETLAYTVQYKQTAWQFLNFLCSGYGEWLYYDGNQLQIGAPKASDATALTFGSNISRFSMALQVQPANSQMMAYDYLNHDVYTSTPQSIESKAGLNDLGRHVFQASNTVYATQPKVWNNQFVSNKKQLDDSINIRMAMQSSNTVRFSGSSAHPGVKIGGNISIQGQNLYNMAGESYGEYTVLSISHYFDEQGNYSNDFTAVPSTIKLPPVKAGAMPHSETQSAMVTDNHDPKGLGRVRVKFHWMNGAEKTPWIRVTSPHGGGGKGMFFIPEVGEEVIVGFEGDSPIKPYIIGTVYHGKASNAYSNAANDVKALQTRSGNKVIMNDKDGSVFVEDKDGNSMLIDGAGNITVKSNKTVLIDATNEITLKTKKITMLAEDEIVMQSKVLDAQFTETSTIYGKNENNVLAKTTVTIGSDNKVDIGGLEVSTYGKTKVALDSEGSVEANGKLMTTIVGGQVKLNC, from the coding sequence ATGGCCCAACTAATTAGTAGCAATATAACCATTGCCGGTACTCCTATTAAACAAATTACCTCTTTTCAGCTAACCCAAAATATTTTCGATCATCATTACTTCCGCCTGGTATGTCCCGCAGAATCACTGGAAGGGTTGGAAGGGGGAATGCTGCAATCGTCACGTAACCTCATTGGAGGCGTTTTACAGGCCTCATTCAGCACCCCTGCAACCGGCAGCGGTTTACAATTCAGAGGCATAGTAATGCAGGTAGAGGCCGACAGGTTCAGCGGCCATACCGGTAACATCATCATCTCCGGAACCAGTCCCACCATTGTGCTCGACAACGGCCCGCACTGCAAAAGCTGGGAGAAAAAAGCGATCAAGAACATCGCCCAGGACGTGCTGAAGCATTTTCCGCAGGACCTGCTGCAGCCGCAGGTATCTCCAGCATATCCCGAAACACTGGCCTATACGGTTCAGTACAAACAAACCGCCTGGCAGTTCCTCAACTTCCTTTGCTCCGGTTATGGCGAATGGTTGTACTACGATGGCAACCAGTTGCAGATAGGCGCGCCAAAAGCGTCAGATGCAACTGCACTCACATTCGGAAGCAACATCAGCCGTTTCAGCATGGCGTTACAGGTACAACCTGCCAACAGCCAGATGATGGCGTATGATTACCTCAATCACGATGTATATACCAGCACACCACAAAGCATTGAAAGCAAAGCAGGCCTTAACGACCTGGGCCGTCACGTATTTCAGGCAAGCAACACGGTATACGCCACGCAGCCCAAAGTATGGAACAACCAGTTTGTAAGTAATAAAAAACAGCTGGACGATTCCATTAACATCCGCATGGCCATGCAAAGCAGTAATACGGTTCGCTTTTCAGGCAGCAGTGCACACCCGGGCGTTAAAATTGGAGGTAATATTAGCATACAGGGCCAAAACCTCTACAACATGGCCGGCGAAAGCTATGGCGAATACACCGTTCTTTCCATCAGCCATTATTTCGATGAACAGGGAAACTATAGCAACGACTTTACAGCAGTTCCTTCCACTATAAAATTGCCACCGGTGAAAGCAGGGGCCATGCCACATTCAGAAACACAAAGCGCCATGGTAACCGATAACCACGATCCCAAAGGCCTGGGCCGGGTTAGGGTTAAATTTCACTGGATGAATGGCGCCGAAAAAACGCCCTGGATCCGGGTTACCAGTCCGCACGGCGGCGGCGGTAAAGGCATGTTCTTTATCCCCGAAGTAGGCGAAGAAGTAATTGTAGGGTTTGAAGGGGATAGTCCCATAAAACCATATATCATCGGCACCGTGTATCATGGCAAAGCCAGCAACGCTTACAGCAATGCTGCCAATGATGTAAAAGCCCTGCAAACCCGCAGTGGCAATAAAGTTATTATGAACGACAAAGATGGCAGCGTGTTTGTGGAAGATAAAGATGGCAACAGCATGCTCATCGATGGAGCAGGTAATATAACAGTCAAATCCAACAAAACGGTTTTGATCGACGCCACCAACGAAATCACGCTGAAGACCAAAAAGATCACCATGCTGGCCGAAGACGAGATCGTGATGCAATCCAAAGTGCTCGATGCCCAATTCACCGAAACCTCCACCATCTACGGTAAGAATGAAAACAATGTGTTGGCAAAAACTACCGTCACTATCGGTTCCGACAACAAAGTAGACATTGGCGGACTGGAGGTATCTACTTACGGCAAAACCAAAGTGGCGCTGGATTCAGAAGGCTCCGTAGAAGCCAATGGTAAATTGATGACGACGATTGTGGGTGGGCAGGTGAAATTGAATTGTTGA
- a CDS encoding DUF5458 family protein has protein sequence MSSESIKPAQQTALKEEKSLALQPVEQLENSVQGLAKFGGFDLLESAIDAVQNINPERKARKKIFLEENSKKEERTALKKTLKLWLDVLQTSDDPAQMIQTCNDRSEVAGQVLKKNLKEAVKETGQLERSYRSVALFFKNTESLKVKNVSVINADPDQVRDLDNTRFIDAIHNELTDNYDRLDLRNNYSLLILPGYLGSNKVIEKWARIAYENKVMLVTDFENLDSPDDVMELFEAANLTGGDPYRSNVIMACNWLVGRGRFAEIGEEDDLMVPPSSALAGKIYNTLMSQVTAGKKFGGINEVDGVRFDLKKSEIASLEKLGLIPMVKEYGKVMAFSAKTLFNGDNLGLQTYSVVRVFDYVTKVMMDFLNRRAFENFNASTRKELNGQIVKFLDGITGPNKLIENFTIKRFEQDPVQKDRIYLDIHLKPYFPAKTFMIKLEGQKGDDSEVDWSSKYEQDK, from the coding sequence ATGAGTTCTGAATCCATTAAACCCGCCCAGCAAACGGCGCTTAAAGAAGAAAAATCCTTAGCACTGCAACCAGTTGAACAACTGGAAAACAGTGTACAGGGCCTTGCTAAGTTCGGCGGTTTCGATCTGTTGGAATCAGCTATTGACGCTGTACAAAATATCAATCCCGAAAGAAAAGCAAGGAAGAAGATCTTCCTTGAAGAGAACAGCAAAAAAGAAGAACGTACGGCACTTAAAAAAACGCTGAAGCTGTGGCTGGATGTACTGCAAACCAGCGATGATCCGGCACAGATGATCCAAACCTGTAACGACCGCTCCGAAGTTGCCGGTCAGGTATTGAAAAAGAACCTGAAAGAAGCAGTAAAAGAAACCGGGCAACTCGAAAGATCATACCGCTCTGTAGCCCTCTTCTTCAAGAATACAGAAAGCCTTAAAGTAAAGAATGTATCGGTGATCAACGCTGATCCGGATCAGGTAAGAGATCTGGACAATACCCGTTTCATCGATGCCATTCATAATGAACTGACTGATAATTACGACCGCCTCGATCTGCGTAATAACTATAGCTTACTGATTTTACCAGGTTACCTCGGCAGCAATAAAGTAATTGAAAAATGGGCCAGGATCGCCTATGAAAATAAGGTGATGCTGGTAACCGATTTTGAAAACCTGGATTCGCCGGATGACGTAATGGAATTGTTTGAAGCAGCCAACCTTACCGGTGGCGATCCTTATCGTTCCAATGTTATTATGGCTTGCAACTGGCTGGTTGGCCGTGGCCGTTTTGCAGAAATAGGCGAGGAGGACGACCTGATGGTTCCACCATCGAGCGCACTCGCCGGAAAGATCTACAACACCCTGATGTCGCAGGTAACAGCCGGTAAAAAATTTGGCGGCATCAATGAAGTAGACGGCGTTCGGTTCGACCTGAAGAAAAGCGAGATTGCGAGCCTGGAAAAACTGGGCCTCATTCCAATGGTGAAAGAGTATGGCAAAGTAATGGCCTTCTCTGCCAAAACATTGTTCAACGGCGATAACCTGGGCTTACAAACATATTCGGTCGTGCGGGTATTTGATTATGTAACAAAAGTGATGATGGACTTTTTGAACCGTCGCGCTTTTGAAAATTTCAATGCAAGCACCCGTAAAGAACTCAACGGGCAGATCGTTAAGTTCCTCGACGGCATTACCGGTCCCAATAAACTGATTGAAAATTTTACCATCAAGCGGTTTGAACAGGACCCTGTTCAAAAAGACCGCATATACCTCGACATTCATCTGAAACCGTATTTCCCCGCAAAAACTTTCATGATCAAGTTAGAAGGGCAGAAAGGAGACGATTCAGAAGTGGATTGGTCTTCTAAATACGAGCAGGATAAGTAG
- the tssD gene encoding type VI secretion system tube protein TssD produces the protein MSFKAKLKVAGKEVNVLACNYQLKQETDATGRPSSITRGGKIQLTIESTGDTTFLEWMTNNFERKDGSVVFIKRDDNATLKELKFGEAYLVEYRENFDGTDSSPLTESFTLSAKTIELGSGKHENEWV, from the coding sequence ATGTCATTTAAGGCAAAACTTAAAGTGGCTGGTAAGGAAGTTAATGTCCTTGCATGTAATTATCAACTGAAACAGGAAACCGATGCAACCGGTCGTCCTTCTTCCATCACCCGCGGCGGAAAGATCCAGCTGACAATAGAGTCTACCGGCGACACCACTTTCTTAGAGTGGATGACAAACAACTTCGAGCGTAAAGATGGCTCTGTTGTATTCATCAAACGTGACGACAACGCAACGCTGAAAGAACTGAAATTCGGTGAGGCATACCTGGTTGAGTACCGCGAAAATTTCGACGGCACAGATTCCAGCCCATTAACTGAAAGCTTTACGCTGAGCGCCAAAACCATTGAATTGGGCAGCGGCAAACACGAAAATGAGTGGGTATAA